In Juglans regia cultivar Chandler chromosome 13, Walnut 2.0, whole genome shotgun sequence, the following proteins share a genomic window:
- the LOC108983035 gene encoding squalene monooxygenase SE1-like produces MVYQYIVGVVLASLLGFVLSYSFRSGKKITATRASMDQIKRNGFVKTLENSTCGPEIAGSTTDVIIVGAGVAGAALAYTLGKDGRRVHLIERDLTEPDRIVGELLQPGGYLKLVELGLEDCVNEIDAQNVYGYALYKDGRNTRLPYPLENLSPDVAGRSFHNGRFIQRLREKATSLTNVRLEQGTVTALLEEKGTVKGVHYRTKTGQELTAHAPLTVVCDGCFSNLRRSLCKPMVDIPSCFVGLVLENCDLPYANHGHVVLGDPSPILFYPISGTEIRCLVDVPGQKVPSVANGEMSQYLKTVVAPQVPPELYNAFISAVDKGNIKSMPNRSMPAAPHPTPGALLMGDAFNMRHPLTGGGMTVALSDIAVLRDLLSPLRNLNDAYSLCNYLESFYTLRKPVASTINTLAGALYKVFCASPDPARKEMRQACFDYLSLGGVFSTGPVSLLSGLNPRPLSLVLHFFAVAVYGVGRLLLPFPSPKRMWIGARLITGASGIIFPIIKAEGVRQMFFPITVPAYHRSAPPDH; encoded by the exons ATGGTGTACCAGTACATAGTCGGTGTTGTTCTAGCTTCTctgttgggttttgttttatcGTACAGTTTCAGATCAGGAAAGAAGATAACGGCCACCAGAGCTTCAATGGATCAGATAAAAAGAAACGGGTTTGTCAAGACGTTGGAGAACAGCACATGTGGGCCGGAGATCGCCGGAAGTACTACGGACGTGATCATTGTTGGAGCCGGAGTTGCCGGTGCAGCTCTTGCTTACACCCTTGGCAAG GACGGACGTCGAGTGCATTTGATTGAAAGAGACTTGACTGAGCCCGACAGAATTGTTGGTGAGCTGCTACAGCCAGGGGGCTATCTGAAACTGGTTGAGTTGGGTCTTGAAg ATTGTGTGAATGAAATTGATGCTCAGAACGTATATGGATATGCTCTTTACAAGGATGGGAGAAATACTAGACTGCCTTATCCCTTGGAAAACCTCAGTCCAGATGTGGCTGGGAGAAGCTTTCACAATGGGCGTTTCATACAAAGATTGAGAGAAAAAGCTACATCTCTTACAAA TGTAAGATTGGAACAAGGAACGGTAACAGCTCTACTTGAAGAAAAAGGGACTGTCAAAGGGGTGCACTACAGAACCAAGACTGGTCAAGAGCTGACTGCCCATGCTCCCCTCACAGTAGTATGTGATGGTTGCTTTTCAAATTTACGGCGGTCCCTGTGCAAGCCCATG GTTGATATCCCCTCCTGTTTTGTTGGTTTGGTCCTAGAAAACTGTGACCTTCCATATGCAAATCATGGACATGTTGTTCTGGGAGATCCTTCACCCATCTTGTTCTATCCTATTAGTGGCACTGAGATTCGCTGTTTGGTTGATGTTCCTGGCCAAAAAGTACCTTCAGTTGCTAATGGTGAAATGAGCCAGTATTTGAAAACCGTGGTGGCTCCCCAG GTTCCCCCAGAGCTGTACAATGCTTTCATATCTGCAGTCGATAAGGGAAACATAAAATCAATGCCAAATAGAAGCATGCCTGCAGCTCCCCATCCCACTCCAGGTGCACTCTTGATGGGGGATGCATTCAACATGAGACACCCTCTAACAGGAGGAGGAATGACAGTAGCTCTATCAGACATTGCTGTACTAAGGGATCTTCTTAGTCCTCTGCGTAATCTGAATGATgcatatagtctttgcaactaTCTTGAATCCTTCTACACCCTACGCAAG CCAGTGGCATCTACCATAAACACCTTGGCAGGTGCCTTGTATAAGGTGTTTTGTGCATCACCGGATCCGGCAAGGAAGGAGATGCGCCAAGCATGTTTCGACTATCTGAGCCTCGGAGGTGTTTTTTCGACTGGACCCGTGTCTCTACTCTCTGGTCTAAATCCTAGACCATTGAGCTTGGTTCTCCATTTCTTCGCAGTGGCCGTCTATGGTGTCGGCCGCTTATTACTTCCATTTCCCTCACCAAAACGCATGTGGATTGGAGCTAGATTGATTACT GGTGCATCAGGAATCATTTTCCCCATAATCAAGGCTGAAGGAGTTCGACAGATGTTTTTCCCTATTACAGTGCCAGCCTATCACAGATCAGCTCCTCCTGAtcattaa